A portion of the Lolium rigidum isolate FL_2022 chromosome 1, APGP_CSIRO_Lrig_0.1, whole genome shotgun sequence genome contains these proteins:
- the LOC124683497 gene encoding FCS-Like Zinc finger 17-like: MISRSPSLLQIEAAAADQGMTPRMQASGELVGLRLIIQASPRQCQHRPPLAVLRRSSVRSSPASGASKCQETLGGPRFMGLEFLKLCLCCCRKIDGDMDVFVYKGEQAFCSAECRSQHIAREERREIEILVRKRRDAFHSRRAAPGKTIRGSSDRHARVEISSFC, translated from the exons ATGATTTCGAGATCTCCCAGTCTCTTGCAaatcgaggccgcggcggcggatcAGGGGATGACGCCAAGAATGCAGGCGTCCGGCGAGCTCGTGGGGCTCCGGCTGATCATACAGGCGTCGCCGAGGCAATGCCAACACCGGCCGCCGCTGGCCGTCCTCAGGAGGTCGTCTGTGAGGTCATCGCCGGCGTCGGGCGCGTCCAAATGCCAGGAGACTTTGGGCGGCCCGAGGTTCATGGGGCTGGAGTTCCTGAAGCTCTGCCTCTGCTGCTGCAGGAAGATCGACGGCGACATGGACGTGTTCGTGTACAA GGGAGAGCAAGCGTTCTGCAGCGCCGAGTGCCGGTCCCAGCAtatcgcgagggaggagaggcggGAGATCGAGATCCTCGTCAGGAAGCGCCGTGACGCGTTCCACAGCCGGCGTGCGGCGCCGGGCAAGACGATCAGAGGATCGTCAGATCGGCACGCCAGAGTGGAAATCTCAAGCTTTTGCTAG